A window of the Arachis duranensis cultivar V14167 chromosome 5, aradu.V14167.gnm2.J7QH, whole genome shotgun sequence genome harbors these coding sequences:
- the LOC107488512 gene encoding uncharacterized protein LOC107488512: MVDVGNGELLRCEGEIKEVPIVVQDHCLCISTYLLPIILEELVLGDSWLEALDTHLANYREKFIMFLAGDHLVRQLPVEEDPSPLVFPLELAPDLAESLHGFLEVFRPPKGLPSKRAHDHHISLISSTTPMKISKQGIIKFGSPLKIATRLHLGFTTVSMNGYSDWPSYLTHLCRVLSVLRYNYLVAKLSKCSFGQRSIDYLGHIVSGKGVLVDDAKVSDIKNWPIPTSVRQLWGFLGLASYYRKFIKNFSMMASPLTDLLQKESFCWSNSAEEAFNTLKNALMNAPVLATIFL; the protein is encoded by the exons ATGGTAGATGTGGGAAATGGTGAGTTACTGCGTTGTGAAGGAGAAATTAAAGAGGTTCCGATTGTTGTCCAAGATCACTGCCTGTGCATTTCAACCTATCTTTTACCTATTATCTTGGAGGAGTTGGTGCTTGGCGATAGTTGGTTAGAAGCCTTGGATACTCACTTGGCCAATTATAGGGAGAAGTTTATCATGTTCTTGGCTGGTGATCACTTG GTTAGGCAACTTCCAGTGGAGGAAGATCCTTCCCCATTGGTCTTTCCTCTTGAGTTAGCGCCTGATCTCGCAGAATCACTGCATGGTTTTCTTGAGGTTTTTCGCCCTCCCAAAGGGCTTCCATCGAAGCGAGCACATGATCATCATATTTCTCTAATTTCTAGTACTACTCCTATGAAG ATCTCAAAGCAGGGTATCATCAAATTTGGGTCGCCCTTGAAGATTGCTACAAGATTGCATTTAGGATTCACCACGGTCTCTATGAATGGCTA TTCTGATTGGCCTTCATATCTGACACACTTATGCAGGGTCCTATCGGTTCTAAGATACAATTATTTGGTTGCAAAGTTGTCTAAGTGCTCTTTCGGCCAGCGGAGTATCGATTATCTTGGTCATATAGTCTCCGGCAAAGGGGTCCTGGTGGATGATGCTAAGGTCTCAGATATTAAGAATTGGCCTATTCCTACATCAGTGCGTCAACTATGGGGTTTTTTAGGCCTTGCAAGCTATTATCGTAAATTTATCAAGAATTTTTCTATGATGGCATCTCCCCTCACTGACCTATTACAGAAGGAAAGCTTTTGCTGGTCTAATTCAGCAGAGGAGGCTTTTAATACATTGAAGAATGCTCTGATGAATGCTCCTGTTTTGGCTACCATATTTCTCTAA